The Leclercia sp. S52 genome has a segment encoding these proteins:
- the gcvT gene encoding glycine cleavage system aminomethyltransferase GcvT → MAQQTPLYEQHTLCGARMVDFHGWMMPLHYGSQIDEHHAVRTDAGMFDVSHMTIVDLHGSRTREFLRYLLANDVAKLTKPGKALYSGMLNASGGVIDDLIVYYLTEDFFRLVVNSATREKDLAWITQHAEPYAIDITVRDDLSLIAVQGPNAQAKAASLFTDEQRQATDGMKPFFGVQAGDLFVATTGYTGEAGYEIAMPNEKAADFWRALVEAGVKPAGLGARDTLRLEAGMNLYGQEMDEGVSPLAANMGWTIAWEPADRDFIGREVLEQQREKGTEQLVGLVMTEKGVLRGELPVRFTDANGNHCEGIITSGTFSPTLGYSIALARVPAGIGETAVVQIRNREMPVRVTKPIFVRAGKPVA, encoded by the coding sequence ATGGCTCAACAGACGCCTTTGTACGAACAACACACCTTATGCGGTGCGCGCATGGTCGATTTCCATGGCTGGATGATGCCGCTGCATTATGGTTCGCAGATTGATGAGCATCATGCGGTGCGCACCGATGCCGGTATGTTCGACGTCTCGCATATGACCATTGTCGATCTGCACGGCAGCCGCACCCGGGAGTTTTTGCGTTATCTGCTGGCGAACGACGTGGCCAAACTCACGAAGCCGGGCAAAGCGCTCTATTCCGGAATGCTGAATGCCTCCGGCGGCGTGATTGACGACCTGATTGTTTATTACCTCACCGAAGATTTCTTCCGCCTCGTTGTTAACTCCGCCACCCGTGAAAAAGACCTCGCCTGGATCACCCAACACGCTGAACCTTACGCCATCGACATCACCGTGCGTGACGACCTGTCGCTTATCGCGGTGCAGGGGCCGAACGCGCAGGCGAAAGCCGCATCCCTGTTCACTGATGAACAGCGCCAGGCCACCGACGGCATGAAGCCGTTCTTTGGCGTGCAGGCGGGCGATCTGTTTGTGGCGACCACCGGCTATACCGGTGAAGCGGGCTACGAAATTGCGATGCCGAACGAAAAAGCGGCCGATTTCTGGCGTGCGCTGGTGGAAGCGGGCGTTAAGCCGGCCGGCCTGGGGGCGCGCGATACGCTGCGTCTGGAAGCCGGGATGAATTTGTATGGCCAGGAGATGGACGAAGGTGTCTCTCCGCTGGCGGCTAACATGGGCTGGACCATTGCATGGGAGCCGGCCGATCGCGACTTTATCGGTCGTGAAGTGCTGGAGCAGCAGCGTGAGAAGGGCACCGAACAGCTGGTTGGCCTGGTGATGACCGAGAAGGGCGTGCTGCGCGGCGAGCTGCCGGTACGTTTCACCGACGCCAATGGCAACCACTGCGAAGGCATTATCACCAGCGGCACCTTCTCCCCGACGCTGGGATACAGTATTGCTCTGGCGCGTGTGCCGGCGGGTATTGGCGAGACTGCCGTGGTGCAGATCCGCAACCGCGAAATGCCGGTCCGCGTGACCAAACCGATTTTTGTTCGCGCCGGTAAGCCGGTCGCCTAA